One stretch of Lucilia cuprina isolate Lc7/37 chromosome 6, ASM2204524v1, whole genome shotgun sequence DNA includes these proteins:
- the LOC111687701 gene encoding dynein axonemal light chain 1, with amino-acid sequence MREAVADTLQELWISYNLIEKIKGLSALRNLKVLYISNNLIKDWSEFNRLQELESLEDLVVVGNPIADGLDEATWRAECIKRLPTIKKLDGEPVVLNEEPQL; translated from the exons atgcgg gaaGCTGTAGCCGACACTCTCCAAGAACTTTGGATTAGTTATAATCTCATCGAAAAGATCAAAGGTCTCTCGGCTCTGAGAAATCTTAAAGTGCTTTATATCAGCAATAATCTTATAAAAGATTGGTCGGAATTTAATCGTCTACAAGAACTAGAATCACTAGAAGATTTAGTAGTGGTGGGTAATCCCATAGCCGATGGTCTTGACGAGGCCACTTGGCGTGCCGAGTGTATAAAACGTTTGCCGACAATTAAAAAACTGGATGGCGAACCGGTGGTATTAAATGAGGAGCCGCAATTGTAA